A genomic region of Catalinimonas niigatensis contains the following coding sequences:
- a CDS encoding PD-(D/E)XK nuclease family protein, whose protein sequence is MDRISFLQAFISTLQKDFADTLHKTTIVFPNRRAGLFFKDKLAKSTAQAKLMPQVLTFEDMAVRMSKLVLADKLILVYQLYEVFRQHDHHIESFDRFYFWGEMLLADFSEVDMALVNARDLFTNLKDLKSIEAGYDYLSEEQKKIIARFWESFRYDQEENVVSSSQDRFLIFWNKLFPVYQQFRNELLEQGLAYEGLLYRHIAESLTEEEARGSQEQFVFVGMNALKNAELQILNRLISSGKATVYWDTDVYYLNHEVQEAGMFQRKYARSKILGPTFPSSIADHYHSGSRRHIHMHGVPLEVGQAKKVGEYLLELSQKEGFDPERCVIVLPEEHMLFPVLHALPPAIRKVNVTMGYPLRSTSLYSFIEHILNLQLEKRQQGTQAYVYHFETLLALLRHPYIKNYLPAEADENIQDIKKSNAIYVNPAGLKGKPSFYQKVLAPVEDVPSLFDYLQQLSMLLHQMLHTQNETEQEEIHETIPGSSDIDNSARSEKEAPVSLQNMSVPDVPMLEQELLYHFYIHLNRLKSLTQERHFDFELPAFIKLLRQVFQSLRVPFTGEPLRGLQIMGLLETRNLDFDHVFVLSMNEGIMPASESQTSFIPANLRKGFGIFGVDQQDAFYAHAFFRLLHHAQEVHLFYNTEDTSTLNGEMSRFLYQLYYESERTQNDELRFPDAAGDFVVSRDFLSMKIAPTSPIKISMAKTEEVWKHLLVYRKGSSYPRQSMLTPSALNTYLDCRLKFYYQYVVCMREMEEVEDELDAKVFGNILHKTMEVLYKDFVQLKGSRTIEAQDCLQLKSGKLDEAIHKGFKEHYRQEKEQEFNFEGRNIIAREIVRKMGRQILDHDSRYAPFEIVSLEERGKQGYYADLEIDVDGEKFCIAFKGIIDRVDRKDNVVRVLDYKTGRDERKTPDIDSLFDREHPRRNKAAMQALFYAWLYQETQNKQEEKVISGLVNAAELFKEDFDPRLKIGEETMEDFADYREIFLSGLINLVQEIFNRKIPFDQTTDDKKCNFCPYANICY, encoded by the coding sequence ATCCTGGTTTACCAGCTCTACGAAGTATTTCGCCAGCATGATCATCACATAGAGAGCTTTGACAGATTTTACTTTTGGGGAGAAATGCTTCTGGCAGATTTTAGCGAAGTAGATATGGCTTTGGTCAATGCGCGTGATCTCTTCACCAATCTCAAAGATCTAAAATCAATTGAAGCAGGATACGATTACCTCTCAGAAGAGCAAAAGAAAATTATCGCTCGTTTTTGGGAGAGTTTTCGCTACGATCAGGAGGAAAACGTAGTAAGTAGTTCGCAGGATCGTTTTCTCATCTTCTGGAATAAACTTTTTCCGGTGTATCAGCAGTTTCGTAATGAATTGCTGGAGCAGGGCCTGGCTTATGAAGGTTTGTTGTACAGACATATTGCAGAATCTTTGACAGAAGAGGAAGCCCGTGGATCGCAGGAGCAATTTGTCTTTGTGGGCATGAATGCTTTGAAAAATGCAGAATTGCAGATACTCAACCGCTTGATCAGCAGCGGTAAAGCTACTGTGTATTGGGATACAGATGTCTACTATCTAAACCATGAAGTGCAGGAAGCAGGGATGTTCCAAAGGAAATATGCCCGCTCCAAAATACTTGGCCCCACTTTTCCATCCAGTATAGCAGATCATTATCATAGCGGAAGCAGACGGCATATCCATATGCACGGAGTACCGCTGGAAGTAGGACAGGCCAAGAAAGTAGGAGAATACCTTCTGGAACTCAGCCAAAAAGAGGGCTTTGATCCCGAACGTTGTGTTATCGTACTTCCTGAGGAACATATGTTATTTCCGGTTTTGCATGCTCTGCCTCCGGCAATCCGCAAAGTGAATGTGACGATGGGGTATCCGCTGCGCAGTACTTCTCTCTACAGCTTTATAGAGCACATACTTAACCTACAACTGGAAAAGAGGCAGCAGGGTACGCAGGCCTATGTCTATCACTTTGAAACGCTGCTGGCTTTGTTGAGGCATCCTTATATCAAAAACTACCTGCCTGCCGAAGCAGATGAGAATATTCAGGACATCAAAAAGAGTAATGCAATATATGTCAATCCTGCAGGACTGAAAGGTAAGCCATCGTTTTATCAAAAAGTATTGGCTCCGGTAGAGGATGTGCCTTCACTTTTTGACTATCTGCAACAATTGAGTATGCTCTTACACCAGATGCTGCATACACAAAATGAAACAGAACAGGAAGAGATACATGAAACTATCCCCGGTTCATCCGATATAGATAATTCAGCAAGATCTGAAAAAGAGGCTCCTGTATCTTTGCAGAACATGTCTGTGCCAGATGTGCCTATGCTGGAACAGGAACTGCTTTATCATTTTTATATCCATCTCAACCGACTGAAATCACTTACCCAGGAGCGGCATTTTGATTTTGAGCTTCCAGCTTTTATCAAATTACTCCGACAGGTATTTCAGTCACTTAGAGTACCTTTTACCGGTGAGCCCCTAAGAGGGCTACAAATTATGGGGCTTTTAGAAACCAGGAACCTGGATTTTGATCATGTATTTGTGCTCTCTATGAATGAAGGAATTATGCCTGCTTCAGAGAGCCAAACCTCTTTCATTCCGGCCAATCTCCGAAAGGGTTTTGGCATATTCGGTGTTGATCAGCAGGATGCTTTTTATGCCCATGCTTTCTTTCGTTTGTTGCATCATGCCCAGGAAGTACATCTTTTTTACAATACAGAAGATACCTCTACACTCAATGGAGAGATGAGCCGCTTCCTTTATCAGCTTTACTATGAGTCGGAGAGGACACAAAATGATGAATTGCGCTTCCCTGATGCTGCCGGAGATTTTGTAGTGAGCCGAGACTTCTTGAGCATGAAGATAGCGCCAACTTCACCAATAAAGATTTCTATGGCTAAGACTGAGGAAGTATGGAAGCACTTGCTGGTATATCGTAAAGGAAGTAGTTATCCCAGGCAATCCATGCTTACACCTTCAGCACTGAATACTTATCTGGATTGCCGCCTTAAGTTTTATTATCAATACGTAGTGTGCATGCGAGAGATGGAGGAAGTTGAGGATGAACTGGATGCCAAGGTATTTGGCAACATACTGCACAAAACCATGGAAGTATTGTACAAAGACTTTGTGCAACTGAAAGGAAGCAGAACTATTGAAGCACAGGATTGTCTGCAACTCAAAAGTGGAAAGCTGGATGAAGCTATACATAAAGGTTTTAAAGAACATTATCGGCAGGAAAAAGAGCAGGAATTCAATTTTGAGGGAAGAAATATCATCGCCCGGGAAATTGTGAGAAAAATGGGCAGGCAGATTTTGGATCATGATAGTCGTTATGCCCCTTTTGAAATCGTCAGCCTGGAAGAAAGAGGAAAGCAGGGCTACTATGCTGATTTGGAAATTGATGTAGATGGAGAGAAATTTTGCATAGCATTCAAAGGGATCATTGACAGAGTAGACCGTAAAGACAATGTGGTAAGGGTACTGGATTATAAAACCGGTCGGGATGAGCGGAAAACTCCAGACATAGATTCGCTGTTTGACAGAGAACATCCCAGAAGAAACAAAGCAGCGATGCAGGCCTTATTCTATGCCTGGCTTTACCAGGAAACCCAAAATAAGCAAGAAGAAAAGGTCATTTCCGGATTGGTCAATGCTGCTGAACTATTTAAAGAGGATTTTGATCCAAGGCTGAAAATTGGAGAGGAAACCATGGAAGATTTTGCAGATTACCGGGAAATTTTTTTGTCAGGGTTGATAAATCTTGTTCAGGAAATATTCAACAGGAAAATCCCTTTTGATCAGACTACTGACGATAAAAAATGCAATTTTTGCCCATATGCCAATATTTGTTATTAA
- a CDS encoding T9SS type B sorting domain-containing protein gives MTFTANVSLKAQALFVGTEQQLWVSNGGMLTVHGDLDNAGEITNNGELSVSGNWTMQGEYVEGTGLVVLNGKEGQQIDHDGQRFFQLSIESGGDKSILSNILVSSALYLDSGIIRAENDQQVILAAEAEIFGGNQDSFVEGIVVNSGTGYKLFPVGKDNQYLPVELLDVRGNNPMLSAEVIEPQPQPLDLSGLERVSSQRYWQVNTLMGNYEGSVVRLGIADEPDFSTLSGLVVAAAPQLSSTYISLGAAEVVGTLDEGSITSENPTNLPILTLGLSAEFSEEGEVLVPNAFAPDSPLEEDRNLSIFAVNLAPEDFVFRIFNRWGKLVYETTSLDEALETGWNGINQETNQPAQFGVYSYYLSGKFSDNEPVMKKGTLTLFR, from the coding sequence TTGACCTTTACAGCAAATGTTTCACTTAAAGCACAGGCTCTTTTTGTGGGCACAGAACAGCAGCTCTGGGTTAGCAATGGAGGGATGCTCACAGTACATGGGGATTTGGATAATGCTGGAGAAATCACCAACAATGGTGAGCTGAGTGTGAGTGGAAACTGGACTATGCAGGGAGAATATGTAGAGGGTACAGGTTTAGTCGTTTTGAACGGAAAGGAAGGGCAGCAGATAGACCATGACGGACAGCGTTTTTTTCAGCTAAGCATAGAGAGCGGCGGTGATAAATCAATTTTATCAAACATCCTTGTGTCATCAGCACTTTATCTGGATAGTGGAATCATCAGAGCTGAAAACGATCAGCAAGTCATTCTTGCTGCGGAAGCAGAGATCTTCGGAGGTAATCAGGATTCCTTCGTGGAAGGTATTGTCGTAAACAGTGGTACGGGATATAAGCTTTTTCCTGTAGGAAAGGATAATCAGTATCTGCCCGTTGAGCTGCTTGATGTACGGGGAAACAATCCTATGCTTAGCGCCGAAGTAATTGAACCCCAACCTCAACCTTTGGACCTGAGCGGTTTGGAGAGGGTGTCTTCGCAACGCTATTGGCAGGTAAATACTTTAATGGGTAACTACGAGGGTTCAGTAGTGAGACTTGGGATAGCAGATGAGCCTGATTTTAGTACGCTGAGTGGATTAGTTGTAGCTGCTGCACCCCAGCTGTCTTCAACTTATATCAGTTTGGGTGCTGCTGAAGTGGTGGGCACCCTGGATGAGGGAAGCATTACCAGTGAAAATCCTACTAATTTACCAATCCTTACCTTAGGCCTGAGCGCTGAGTTTTCAGAAGAGGGTGAAGTATTGGTTCCCAATGCCTTTGCGCCGGATTCACCCCTGGAGGAGGATAGAAATCTCTCTATTTTTGCAGTCAATCTGGCGCCTGAAGATTTTGTTTTTCGTATTTTTAATCGCTGGGGCAAACTGGTTTATGAAACTACCTCCCTCGACGAAGCTTTGGAAACTGGTTGGAATGGGATCAATCAGGAGACAAATCAACCTGCCCAGTTTGGCGTGTATAGCTACTATCTGAGCGGTAAATTCAGCGATAATGAGCCTGTTATGAAGAAAGGGACACTAACCCTTTTTCGTTAA
- a CDS encoding PorP/SprF family type IX secretion system membrane protein — MSFCCLLYGIWGEAQAQEVRFSQYQTVPLLTNPAFAGTQSDYALHLNYRMQNIGLLAYRTGYFSFTIPLYDQSQEPRQVGGLSLGAINDMAGEAGEIKTNGASLSGAYSVLFDRYGVQSLTFGLQGEYMLTSIDFGNLHWPSQITYYGFDPGRRPTDVLEGRSSFVRFNAGMIWSYNPGNNQLKAEQKLKLFGGFAVSNLNAPSPSFLQNGEYAMSLLYKIHGGAEVPLGNRLSLAPDFIVMMQNSLHQFTLGSLLNYEKEVRTSTNPNITKLNLFAGVWYRSTDAVVLLVGASNRKFNAAFSYDLNTVPAKAGINGQGAVELSLSFKFLKEKSPRKISSPLF; from the coding sequence ATGTCCTTTTGTTGCCTATTGTATGGAATATGGGGTGAGGCTCAGGCACAGGAAGTCCGATTTTCTCAGTATCAGACTGTACCCTTGTTGACAAACCCTGCCTTTGCCGGAACCCAATCGGATTATGCGCTGCATCTTAACTATCGCATGCAAAACATAGGCTTACTTGCCTACAGAACCGGATATTTTTCTTTTACAATTCCTTTGTATGATCAGTCCCAGGAACCCAGGCAGGTAGGCGGGCTTTCTCTGGGAGCCATCAACGACATGGCAGGTGAGGCAGGTGAAATCAAAACCAATGGCGCAAGTCTTTCCGGTGCTTATAGTGTGCTTTTTGATCGCTACGGAGTACAGTCTCTTACCTTTGGTTTGCAGGGCGAGTACATGCTAACCAGTATAGATTTTGGTAACCTGCACTGGCCTTCACAGATCACCTATTACGGTTTTGATCCTGGCCGCAGGCCTACAGATGTACTGGAAGGTAGAAGCAGCTTTGTCCGCTTCAATGCCGGGATGATCTGGTCATATAATCCGGGCAACAACCAGTTAAAAGCAGAGCAGAAATTAAAGCTGTTTGGAGGGTTTGCAGTATCCAACCTCAATGCACCCAGCCCTAGTTTTTTGCAGAATGGTGAATATGCCATGTCTTTGTTGTACAAGATTCATGGAGGTGCAGAAGTACCGCTGGGAAATAGATTAAGTCTGGCTCCTGATTTTATTGTGATGATGCAAAATAGCCTTCACCAGTTTACTTTAGGAAGTCTGCTCAACTATGAGAAAGAGGTGCGCACCTCTACCAATCCTAATATTACGAAATTAAACCTTTTTGCAGGGGTTTGGTATCGTTCTACCGATGCGGTTGTGCTGCTGGTAGGAGCCTCCAATCGCAAATTTAACGCTGCATTTAGCTATGACCTCAATACAGTGCCAGCCAAGGCTGGAATAAATGGGCAGGGAGCTGTTGAACTTTCTTTGTCATTTAAGTTTTTAAAAGAAAAAAGTCCCAGAAAGATATCATCACCGCTTTTTTGA
- a CDS encoding OmpA family protein, with protein sequence MRICHIHLAKLQRRTFFYLALSSCFFILGLADLSAQQLARADAFFEAQQYYTASSIYKDIVSQDTTHYHAAFKLAHCYRHLFDYRKAENYYGLVAQNAAQNFPLSLYYYAQILKYNQKYEEAISWYEQFLKRPHELTQDYRKQAEREKQGCIQAMLEQPSAEGKIQLIRLPEPINTAYQEFAPAIYRHDSLLAFSSSRVRNDERVSNRSGEGFSDQYLVEQDSIQWQDISDAGRFEKLNSKWADASGSFTADGSKYYFTHCSPSSGLCSIYVSEWSQDKWQEAELLSQTINLAGSNSKQPSVSSEGDTLFFVSDRPGGQGGTDIWMSRLGANGDWQPALPLGEEINTAQDEISPFYSSKNSLLVFASDGRQGLGGMDLYMANINTDVKNTAIALPSPFNSSKDDCYLVFGSNNGYMASNREGNFDIYGFKKKANQSFQQFLQGMPADLLTSIAGKGKVFDEIISDYSVLLNHDEEDMTVMRSSGQDYLRNGSSRFVLSSDVKDIRLEQLRDEKALSQGTSISVSPTNSADTLADKNLLISFSTYQVSDQEMVEIRGTIINKDQNLPVTTLSLYLLDEEGNINKITTTNAQGEFRFVNLEASTSYQIRSAGDQNQQNLGLENLRVFGYGEDFTTLKFENIYFDFNQAYLRNEARVALDQLAAIYQQYPSSVIEINAFTDSTGNDVYNLQLSRERGQAAFDYLLEKGVDRSSLVFNAKGVSTAIVSSNSYISQQLNRRIEFYVTGRDLLYKSEIVTRMLRPQVTLYTLANETGMSLEEIKSLNGISGNELQAYKPIRIYQWAFEKAPGLFYQMQVRSE encoded by the coding sequence ATGCGAATTTGTCATATACACCTAGCTAAGCTTCAAAGAAGAACTTTTTTTTACCTTGCCCTGAGCAGCTGTTTTTTTATCCTGGGTTTGGCAGACCTCTCTGCTCAGCAATTAGCACGAGCAGATGCTTTCTTTGAAGCCCAGCAATATTACACTGCTTCCAGTATTTATAAAGACATTGTATCCCAAGATACTACGCATTATCATGCAGCATTTAAACTGGCGCATTGTTACCGCCATCTGTTTGATTATCGCAAAGCAGAAAACTACTATGGATTAGTCGCTCAAAATGCCGCTCAGAACTTCCCGCTTTCGCTTTATTATTATGCGCAGATCCTTAAGTATAACCAAAAGTATGAGGAGGCCATAAGCTGGTATGAGCAGTTTCTCAAGCGCCCTCATGAGCTTACCCAAGATTATAGAAAACAGGCAGAAAGAGAAAAACAAGGATGTATTCAGGCTATGTTGGAGCAGCCTTCTGCAGAGGGTAAAATTCAACTGATACGCTTGCCTGAACCGATCAATACTGCCTATCAGGAGTTTGCGCCGGCTATTTACCGGCATGATTCCCTGCTGGCTTTTAGTTCTTCCAGAGTACGGAACGACGAAAGGGTCAGCAACAGGTCAGGAGAGGGTTTTTCTGATCAGTATCTTGTAGAACAGGATAGCATTCAGTGGCAGGATATTTCTGATGCAGGACGTTTTGAAAAACTCAATTCAAAATGGGCAGATGCCAGCGGCTCTTTTACAGCAGATGGAAGTAAGTATTACTTTACGCATTGTAGTCCTTCCAGTGGTTTGTGTAGCATCTATGTATCAGAATGGAGTCAGGATAAATGGCAGGAGGCGGAATTACTCAGCCAAACGATAAACCTGGCCGGAAGTAACAGCAAACAGCCATCTGTTTCTTCTGAAGGTGATACCTTGTTTTTTGTATCTGATCGTCCCGGAGGGCAGGGTGGAACTGATATCTGGATGAGCAGACTGGGTGCAAATGGAGACTGGCAGCCTGCTCTCCCTCTCGGAGAAGAAATCAACACAGCACAAGATGAAATTTCACCCTTTTACAGTAGTAAAAATTCACTTTTGGTCTTTGCATCAGATGGCAGGCAGGGATTGGGAGGTATGGATTTGTATATGGCAAATATCAATACAGACGTAAAAAATACAGCCATCGCCTTGCCTTCCCCTTTTAATTCCAGTAAAGATGATTGTTATCTGGTTTTTGGTTCTAACAATGGGTACATGGCATCCAACCGGGAAGGAAATTTTGATATCTATGGTTTCAAAAAGAAAGCTAACCAATCATTTCAGCAATTTTTGCAGGGTATGCCAGCAGATCTTTTGACCAGTATCGCTGGCAAAGGGAAAGTATTTGATGAAATCATCTCAGATTACTCTGTCCTGCTAAACCATGATGAAGAGGATATGACAGTTATGCGATCCAGTGGACAGGATTATTTACGCAATGGATCATCTCGCTTTGTATTAAGTTCAGATGTGAAGGACATTCGCCTTGAACAACTTCGTGACGAAAAAGCCTTGTCTCAGGGCACGAGTATTTCAGTATCACCAACGAATAGCGCCGATACTTTGGCGGATAAAAATCTCTTAATTTCCTTTTCTACCTATCAGGTGAGCGATCAGGAGATGGTGGAGATAAGAGGAACGATTATCAATAAAGATCAAAATTTACCAGTGACCACTTTGAGTTTGTATTTACTGGATGAAGAGGGAAATATCAATAAAATTACTACGACCAATGCACAGGGGGAGTTTAGGTTTGTTAACCTGGAAGCATCCACTTCTTACCAAATCAGATCTGCCGGTGATCAGAATCAACAGAACCTGGGTTTGGAAAATTTAAGGGTTTTTGGCTATGGGGAAGATTTTACTACGCTAAAGTTTGAGAATATTTATTTTGATTTTAATCAGGCCTATCTCAGAAATGAAGCCAGGGTAGCTTTGGATCAACTGGCAGCTATTTATCAACAATACCCTTCATCCGTCATAGAAATTAATGCTTTCACGGATAGCACTGGCAATGACGTCTACAACCTTCAGTTGAGCCGTGAAAGAGGACAGGCTGCTTTTGATTATCTGCTTGAGAAGGGCGTTGACCGTTCTTCTCTGGTTTTCAATGCCAAAGGTGTTTCTACGGCTATTGTGTCATCCAATTCCTATATCAGCCAGCAACTCAATCGTCGTATTGAGTTTTATGTAACAGGAAGAGATTTACTGTACAAATCAGAAATTGTGACCCGCATGCTTCGCCCACAGGTTACGCTTTATACGCTGGCTAATGAAACAGGAATGAGTCTGGAGGAAATCAAAAGCCTGAATGGAATCAGTGGAAATGAGTTGCAAGCGTACAAACCCATAAGAATTTATCAATGGGCCTTTGAGAAAGCTCCTGGTTTATTTTATCAGATGCAAGTACGCTCCGAATGA
- a CDS encoding tail fiber domain-containing protein produces the protein MKYKGSSCFAICILIFLIGNQQAWSQNNVGIGTNEPNSNAVLQIVAPTGDQGLLIPTLTTDEREATAFTSRLGTAENGLMVFDTDLNTFFFWINDQWQPIVSGRASQFLLAGEGIEITEDSIISNIGDTDSTNDITNATLAEGDLSGTFPELTIVPSAVTTEKIADASVNSVKIANNTILPQDLQSPGAGKVLITTSGGTVFWENQSLFGITFLQEGHIYIGNSSNQPSALEIRGDGRILIGNSTSANAVNVSGDISLNSTGNAQINENAVGSTELQNLSVTTNKLADASITSAKLGNNAVESTKIIDGAVTTAKLANDAVDATKIADGVIENIHVSATAAIDGSKINPNFGTQKASSAITEATDAPNTLTTKGYVDGLEVGINRITPLAAANIIVGNGTANQAVSISGDATMDATGELTLTSNAAATLGLGSLAFQDAGAVNITGGTVEADLNADNIVSGTLDEAHLPTISGIEGTYGGSGQYIESVTVDVRGRVTSISANIPPSDRRLKENIQPLDNSLDKVLQLSPAQYQWIDPEKEGTSYGLIAQELAEVYPALVKKRSDGYFGVNYIELIPVLIKAVQEQQLQIEELKSERAQIPQPLSDTEVELQNLKTENNQLRQEIEVIKKALGLTEKASLND, from the coding sequence ATGAAATATAAAGGAAGTAGCTGCTTTGCTATATGTATACTCATTTTCCTGATTGGTAACCAACAGGCATGGTCGCAGAATAACGTTGGGATTGGTACCAATGAGCCCAATAGCAATGCAGTCTTACAGATAGTAGCGCCTACAGGAGATCAGGGTTTGCTTATTCCTACCCTCACTACCGATGAGAGAGAAGCTACTGCCTTCACCTCAAGGTTAGGCACGGCTGAGAATGGGCTTATGGTATTTGATACTGATTTAAATACTTTCTTTTTTTGGATAAACGATCAATGGCAGCCTATTGTCAGTGGACGTGCTTCACAGTTTTTGTTAGCAGGTGAAGGGATTGAGATTACAGAAGATAGTATCATTAGCAATATTGGTGACACTGATTCTACCAATGACATCACCAATGCTACACTGGCAGAAGGAGACCTGAGTGGCACATTTCCTGAACTTACCATTGTACCAAGTGCAGTGACTACCGAAAAGATAGCCGATGCTTCAGTAAATTCAGTAAAAATTGCCAACAACACAATTCTTCCTCAGGACCTGCAATCGCCTGGTGCCGGTAAAGTACTGATTACCACCAGTGGCGGTACTGTATTTTGGGAAAATCAGTCACTTTTTGGGATCACTTTCTTACAGGAAGGGCATATCTACATTGGAAACAGCAGTAATCAGCCCTCGGCGCTGGAAATCAGGGGAGATGGGAGAATTCTGATTGGTAATAGCACATCGGCCAACGCAGTCAATGTGAGCGGAGATATCAGCTTAAACAGTACCGGAAATGCACAAATTAATGAAAACGCAGTAGGCAGCACAGAATTGCAAAACCTATCGGTGACTACCAATAAACTGGCGGATGCTTCAATTACTTCTGCCAAATTGGGAAATAATGCGGTGGAATCAACAAAAATCATTGATGGTGCGGTAACTACTGCTAAACTTGCAAATGATGCAGTTGATGCAACTAAGATAGCCGATGGAGTTATTGAAAACATACATGTCAGTGCTACAGCAGCCATTGATGGAAGTAAAATCAATCCAAATTTTGGCACTCAGAAAGCTAGCTCTGCTATTACTGAGGCAACGGATGCTCCTAATACACTCACTACCAAGGGATATGTTGATGGGTTAGAAGTAGGTATTAACAGAATTACACCTTTGGCTGCTGCTAATATTATTGTAGGTAATGGAACAGCAAACCAGGCGGTATCAATATCAGGGGATGCTACAATGGATGCCACAGGAGAACTTACTTTAACCAGCAATGCTGCAGCTACTTTAGGACTTGGTTCATTGGCCTTTCAGGATGCAGGTGCAGTGAATATTACTGGTGGTACAGTTGAAGCTGATTTGAATGCTGATAATATTGTGTCTGGTACTTTGGATGAAGCGCATTTACCAACGATAAGCGGAATTGAGGGTACATATGGTGGCAGTGGACAGTACATAGAATCTGTCACCGTAGATGTCAGAGGCAGAGTCACCAGTATAAGCGCAAATATACCCCCCAGCGATCGTCGGCTGAAAGAAAACATCCAACCTCTTGATAATAGTCTTGATAAAGTTTTACAACTCAGCCCAGCACAATACCAGTGGATAGATCCTGAAAAAGAAGGGACCAGCTATGGTCTGATTGCTCAGGAACTGGCCGAGGTATATCCTGCATTGGTAAAAAAGCGTAGCGATGGATATTTTGGTGTAAATTATATAGAACTGATACCGGTGCTTATCAAAGCAGTACAGGAACAACAACTACAGATAGAGGAGCTTAAGTCGGAGCGTGCGCAAATACCACAACCTCTGAGTGATACTGAAGTTGAATTACAAAATCTGAAAACAGAGAACAATCAGCTCAGGCAGGAAATTGAAGTCATCAAAAAAGCATTGGGATTGACAGAAAAAGCTTCGTTAAATGATTAA